The Staphylococcus saprophyticus subsp. saprophyticus ATCC 15305 = NCTC 7292 genome has a window encoding:
- a CDS encoding DUF536 domain-containing protein, which yields MKSMKEIADELNVTKMTVYNNAKKANVKFQKIDNVNYLSGEDETIVVNRIRKNQNKNDDFEGEKKEEAEPNNDNLVKDETIKQLYNQVAIYKEQSNRDKEQINTLNRLLENQQILALESNKKIQKLENQLEEERQLNYSFDTSVNDRQNVNSQEATFTEEPKDIDQEQENEHPTEVQHKDVAEEEKGDSIKEDEFPKDDKLSEEIESETADRGEQTPKKGFWSRLFGN from the coding sequence ATGAAAAGTATGAAGGAAATTGCCGATGAATTAAACGTAACAAAAATGACTGTTTATAATAATGCTAAAAAAGCAAATGTAAAATTTCAAAAAATCGATAACGTAAATTACTTATCCGGTGAAGATGAAACTATAGTAGTAAACCGAATAAGAAAAAATCAAAATAAGAATGATGATTTTGAAGGTGAAAAAAAAGAAGAAGCTGAACCTAATAATGATAACCTGGTGAAAGATGAGACAATAAAACAATTATATAACCAAGTAGCTATATATAAAGAACAATCAAATAGAGATAAAGAGCAAATAAATACACTTAATAGACTTTTAGAGAATCAGCAAATATTAGCTTTAGAAAGTAATAAAAAGATTCAAAAATTGGAGAATCAATTAGAGGAAGAAAGACAGCTTAATTATTCCTTTGATACATCTGTTAATGATAGACAAAACGTTAATTCACAAGAAGCAACATTTACTGAAGAACCTAAAGATATTGATCAAGAACAAGAAAATGAACATCCAACAGAAGTACAACATAAAGATGTAGCTGAAGAGGAAAAGGGTGACAGTATAAAAGAAGATGAGTTCCCAAAAGATGATAAACTATCTGAAGAAATAGAGAGTGAGACTGCTGATAGGGGAGAACAGACCCCTAAAAAAGGGTTTTGGAGTCGTTTATTTG